The DNA window AAATTACCTCGGCATATTCGACTTTTTGAATCCAAATACTAAGTACATTGGGCGTATGACCCGCACCGTAGCTTTCCATGACTTCACTTCCCTGGTTGGACCAACCGCCCAGCTTCGCAGCGATGTCATGCGGCGTGCCCGCAGCACGCATCGCATCCCGGAAGTTGTGTCGAAGCGAGTGGAAGCTTGCTTTCCGGTCCGCGATCGAACCTCTCACTAGCCGTGCCAAACGCTTCTGAGCGGCATTCGATGTACCTCCCACGGCAGGGGCATCGCGCAGGAGCATTTCTCCGGGCTGACGGTCTCGGATTAAATTCAGCAATCGGCACGCAATGAGAACAGGATGTATTGGAATGTCGCGTCGCGACGCATCTGTTTTCAGGTCTCGAAACGCATTAGGGCGCACTCTAAAGACCCAAACGTCGCCTACCTTCTCGATGTCGTCGACCGCCAGCCCCGCGATTTCGCCAAGCCGCATCCCGTTCAACAGGGCAATTCGCACCATCCAGTAGGTCCACGAAGTAGAGACGCCGTCCTCAGGTGCCGTCGCCAGCAGCAATGCGTTGATTTCTTCCGCAGTCAGCGGACGCTTGGGCTTTTCGCTAGACTGGGGCGGACCCTTGATACCCTGGGCGGGGTTGCGCGCCACCATTTCCTCGCGCTCTAGCCATTTGAACAGGCTGCTCAACAGTTCGACATACAACATGACGCTCTTCGGCGAGAGCTTGGGTAGTCCTTGCTTCTCGCCCAGCATCGTTGCTTCCGCAATCGGCAGGCCGGGGAAGTGCTTCGGCGCATTGGCGGGCATCTTCATCAGCGCGTCACGGCAGGCTCGCACATCCTCCCGCCGAATGGACCCAATCAAGCGATCGGGGCCAAGAATTTCTTCGATAGCGCGAAAGCGGAAATCCCAAGCCGCTCGCGTTTTCGCCGCTACACCTGATCGCTCTGGATCATTCTTGTAGGCCGTGATTGCCGCGCGGACGGTCAGCGGCGCCGATAGCGGCTGCGAGCCGTCTACGCCCGCGAATATGGGATCGACCGTCGCCACCGTCCTACCCGCGAGCCGGGCAGAGCGTCGCCCGAGATGCTCTAGCCAGGCCTGCTGGACCGCCTCGCTGAGCCTCAGCAGTTCCGGATTGCCGTCATCGACCTTTCGGCCAGCCCAGGCAGCGAAGGATTTTGCAACGCGTTGCACGGAAGCATCTTCGACGCCCTGACCAACCAACGCAGCCTCCTCATCCACCGCATCACTTTCTGCCTCACGATCGGCTGGCATGATCGGCAATGGTCCGGCGTCCACTTCCATCTTGTGTAGAAATGCGCGGGCAAGGTGCAACAGTTCCTCATCGTTGAGCGGTGCGGCTGGGGCACGTCCAAGCTCGACCTCCGCTTCTAGAAAGCGCCTATCGATAGCCACACGCTCGATCCGCGCGAGCCGACAGGCATCTGCGTAACTGACAGCCCCGAACGACTTCCAAATCTCTCTTTTTCCGAGATGAGCGCGTAGCCGATCGGGCACACGGACCCTGACGCCCCAGCTTCCGCCGCGCGAGATGAGACCCGCTGGCTTAACCATTTCCTCGCCGCCTTGTGTAGCAGCCTTGTGTAGCAATTTGTGAGATTTTTCCTTGGCCATAGCGCAGATTAGCGCATTTCAGCCACTTTCGGAAGCTCTGGCGGAGAGGGTGGGATTCGAACCCACGGTACCCGTAAAGGCACACCGCATTTCGAGTGCGGCGCATTCGACCACTCTGCCACCTCTCCGCAGATGGGTCTCGCGCCGCAAAGCGGCTCGGTCCCGGTCGAGCGGCGGCCATTAGCGAATGAAATCGGTGTTGCCAAGCGGGCTGTCGGGTATTTTTCTTGTGTCCGCGCGGAACGCTCCTAAATTGAAGATATGAAAGACACCGCTCCGCTTTCCGCCGCCGCCCAGATTTTCGGTGCTGGCGTGATTGCTCCTCCGATCGTTCATGCCCGTTTCAGCATCGGCGATGTCCTCAAACACCGGATGTTCGGCTTTCGCGGCGTGGTGTTCGACATAGACCCGGTCTTCGCCAACAGCGAGGAATGGTATGAAGCGATCCCCGAAGCCGCCCGGCCCGACAAGCATCAGCCTTTCTACCACCTGCTCGCCGAAAATGGCGAATCCAGCTATGTGGCCTATGTCAGCCAGCAGAATCTGGTGGCGGACGACAGCGACGAACCGGTCGAGCATCCGGCGATCACCGACATGTTCGGACCCTATGCCGATGGCAAATACCGGCTGCGGCGGCTGCATAGCCATTAAGGCGCTCTGGGCCGGGCGCGCTGCCGGAGCGGCGGGCTGGGCGCTCATGCTCGCCATCCCGGCGCTCGCCCTCGCGCAGTCGCCGGAAAAGCCCAACGCCGATCCGAGCTTCCCCTTCTCCCGCGAGATCGACCTGTTCGCCAAGGCCAATGTGGCAGGACCGGTCACGCGCGATGCGGTCCTGTTCCTGGGCAGTTCGAGCATTCGCCTGTGGGATGTCGCCCATAGTTTCAGCGATCGCGGCACCGTCAATCGCGGCTTCGGCGGAGCGACGACGGCGCATGTGCTGCATTATTACAAGCGGCTGCTGCCCGCCGCCCCGCCCCGTGCCATCATCGTCTATGTCGGAGAGAATGATCTGGCGGCGGGCGCGACGCCCGAGGCGGTGACGCGGGACGTCCTGACATTGCTCAAACGGCTGCGGGCGGACTATCCGCGCGTCCCGCTCGCCTATCTCTCCCTGAAGCCCAGCCCGATCCGCTGGACGCTCCGCCCGCATATGGCGGCTGTCAATGCAGGTGTCGCGGCGCAGGCGGCGGCCATCAGATTCGACTATCTCGATGTGGGCAAGGCTCTGCTGGCTGCGGACGGTCTGCCCGATGCGTCGCTGTTCCGCCCGGACGGGCTGCACATGAACGAGCGGGGCTATGCCCGGTGGACGGCGCAGGTCGATGCATGGCTCGACGCGCTTACCGTGCCGGTCCGTGCGATAGCGGCCAACGCTCGCTGACACTTTACGATTGATCCACGGCCAAGCAACATTATTACAGACGTAAAGTAGGTGCGCTCAGGCGAGGGGATTTAGCGTGACAACTGACAAGGCCGCAGGCCCGGCAATGGCGGAATTGACGCTGCGCGGCGTCATTCTGGGCGGGCTTATCACACTCGTCTTCACGGCCGCCAATGTCTATCTAGGCCTCAAGATTGGGCTGACGTTCGCGACCTCTATCCCCGCCGCCGTCATTTCGATGGCAGTGCTGCGGCTGTTTTCCACCGGCACGATTCTGGAAAACAACATTGTCCAGACGATCGCTTCGGCCGCGGGCACGCTGTCCGCGATCATCTTCGTGCTTCCGGGCCTCGTCATCATCGGCTGGTGGCATGGCTTCCCCTACTGGCTGTCGGCCTGCACCATCGCGCTGGGCGGCATATTGGGGGTCATGTATTCGGTGCCACTGCGCCGCGCGCTCGTCACCGGATCGGATCTCCCCTATCCCGAGGGCGTCGCAGCCGCCGAAGTGCTGAAGGTCGGCGCGGGATCGCGCGAGGGGCTGGAGGAGAACAGGCGCGGGCTAGCCGCCATCGTCGCCAGCGCCGTGTCCGCAGCCGCCTTTTCCATCGTCGCCAAGACGAGGCTGATCGCCGAGGAAGCTGCAACCTTCTTCAAATTCGGCGCGGGCGCGACATCCGTATCTACCAGCTTCTCCATGGCGCTCATTGGCGTGGGCCATCTGGTCGGGCTGTCGGTGGGCGTTGCGATGTTCATCGGCCTGCTCATCAGTTGGGTCGGCCTCGTCCCCTACCTCACTGCCCCGTTGCCGGCAGGAGCCGACCTTGCAGAAATCGTCGGCACGACGTTCCGAATGAAGGCGCGTTTCATCGGCGCAGGCACCATCGGCATCGCCGCGATCTGGACCCTGCTCAAGATCCTCGGCCCCATCGTCAGCGGCATCCGCTCCGCGCTCGTCGCCAACGCCACGCGCAGGGCGGGGAACGCCGCCAGCCTCGACATTACGGAGCGAGACCTGCCCATCGGCATCGTCGGCGGCACCATCCTGCTGACGCTGGTGCCGATCGGCGTCCTCCTGTGGGTGTTCGCGCAGGGCGGCCCTATCGCCGCCAATCCCGTGCCGGTGATCGGCCTGACGCTGGCCTATGTGCTGGTCGCGGGCATCGTGATCGCATCGGTGTGCGGCTATATGGCGGGCCTCATCGGCGCGTCGAACAGCCCGATCTCGGGCGTCGGCATCCTTGCCGTGCTGGGCGCGTCGCTGATGCTCGCCGCGCTCTACGGATCGGGCGGCGACCCGACACAGACTCAGGCGCTGATCGCCTATGCGCTTTTCACCACCGCCATCGTGTTCGGCATCGCCACCATCTCCAACGACAATCTTCAGGATCTGAAGACCGGCCAGCTTGTCGGCGCGACGCCGTGGAAGCAGCAGATCGCGCTGGTGCTGGGCGTGATCTTCGGATCGCTGGTGATCCCGCCGGTGCTCGACCTGCTCAACAGCGCCTTTGGCTTTGCGGGCGCGAGCGGCGCGGGGGCGAACGCCCTGCCCGCGCCGCAGGCCGCGCTCATCTCCGCGCTCGCCAAGGGTGTGCTCGGCGGCGATCTCGACTGGGGTCTCATCGGTATCGGCGCGGGCATTGGTGTTGTGGTCATCGCCATCGACGAAATGCTGGGCCGCGCGGGCAAGCTGCGCCTGCCGCCGCTTGCCGTGGGCATGGGCATCTACCTGCCGATGGCGCTCACCCTGCTCATTCCGGTGGGGGCGCTGATCGGCCATCTCTACAATCGGTGGGCGCTGCGCCAGTCCAATCCCGAGTTCGCCGAGCGCATGGGCGTGCTGATGGCAACCGGCTTCATCGTGGGCGAAAGCCTGTTCGGCGTCGCCTTCGCCGGGATCGTCGCGGGGACGGACAGCGATACGCCGCTGGCGCTTGTGGGCGAAAATCACTGGGCCGTGCCGCTCGCGATCCTGATCTTCGGCGGGGTGATCGCTGCGCTCTATGCACGGTTGCGCCACTGGGCAGCCTCGCCCCTGTCCTAAAGGGAAGAGGCAAGAGCAGGCGATTTATGCGTTTCTTGCCTTCCACCCCGGCAGCGACAAGGAGCTGATATGCGTAAAGATCAGGACCGTGCCGCCCCCGGCGATCATATCGGGATAGAGGACGAGGTGCATCTGTCCTACTGGACCGGGCGGCTGGGCGTTTCGCGCGAGGAACTGGAGGAGGCGGTCGATGCCGTGGGCGATGCGCCCGAAGCGGTCGCCGCCTATCTCGGCGTCGCGCTCGACTGACCGCTCTATCGGCGGACGCAAAAGGGGCGGCTGGACCATGGTCCGCCGCCCCTTCCCAACAATCGATAACGTCGCCGTCAGAAGTTGAAACGGATACCGCCCGTATAGCGGCGGCCGAACCGCTCCCACTCGATCGTCTGATTGCTCGTATCGGCGGCGGCGACACCGCTGGCGCGCAGCAGGCTGCCCGGATCGGAGAAGCGGCGGCCCGGATTGTTGAGCAGGTTCGAGGCGTCGAAATAAATCTCGAAATTCTTCGTGACCGCATAGCGCGCCGAAAAATCGAGTTCGTCGTCCGAGGCCCAGTAAGTGTCGCCACCATCGGTCAGGGTGCCCACCGTATCGAGCCACTTGCTGCGGTTCTGATACTGGAGGCGGACCGACAGGCCATATTTCTCATAATAGCCGCCGATATTATAGACGAAGTCGGACGTGCCCGGCAGGCGCATCCTGCGTCCGTCGATATCGACCTTGCTGTCGTTCAGCGTCACATTGGCCGACACGCCGAAGCCGCCGAGGAAATCGGGAAGGCCCAGATCCTGCGTCCAGGGTTCGAGCTGAAGCTGCGCGGCGGCTTCCATGCCGAAGAGGCGGCCGGTGCCGCCGTTCACGATGCCGCTGAACTGGTAGCCGGAGCGGTCGATATTGTTGCTGTTGAGCGCAGGCGAGTTGTAGATGCGCCGCGCGGTGTAGAGCACATCTTCGATCTTCTTGTAGAAAGCGCCGACCATCAGATAGCCCTGCGGACGGACATACCATTCGAAATAGGCGTCCACGCCATAGGCGCGCTCTGGCCGGACCGCAGGATTGCCGCCCGAGATGGTCTCATTGGTGTCGTTGATGACGACATTGGGACGAAGCTGGTCATAGTCAGCCCGCGCCGCGCCGCTGTTGAAGGACAGGCGCAGCTTCTTGGTATCGTCCAGATTATAGTTGATGTGCATGCTGGGGAAAGCGAGCGTCTGGTCCGCTTTCGCGACGATCAGTTGCGACGCGGTGCCAACGGTTCCGATGGCGCGCCCCTCATTCTTGATATGCTCGACCCGGACGCCGCCGACGACGGTGCCCCAGTCGTAACGGAAGGTGCCCACCAGGTAGCCCGCGAACACTTCCTCGCGGACGTTGTAATTGTTGCCGGTGTTTGGCGTGAAGGAGAATGCCTTGCGCGCGGCGGCCGACGCAGCACGCATCTTGTCCTGATCGAAATAGCGGAAGGTGTAGCCCATCGGAATTTCGCCGAGGAATTTCTGGTCGAGTGAGAACTGGGCATAATCCTGCGGCAGGATCGTGGCCGCCTGCGCGGCGTTCAGGGAAATCTGGTTTTCGTCGGCAATCTTGTTGCGGCGGTCATACTGGAAACCGGCCTTCAGCGTCGCATTGTCCAGCTCGCGCGCCAGCACGACGCGGCCGGTATAGGCCTTCGTCGTATCCACAGCGTCCAGCACGGTGAAGCCGGTCGGCGTCTTGGCAAAGCTGTCCACCGCCGTCACCTGATCGCCCGCCGTGTAGCGCGTGGCCGCACCCGTGCCGGTCTGGATCGTGCGGAACAGCGTCAGGCGCGAAAAATTGGGATCGGTGAAATCATAGGCGACGGTCGGCCGCAGGTTCCGGGCCGAAGGGCTTTCCCAGCTTACCTCGCCCACGACCGAACGGTCGTCCTTCGATTCGGTGTAGTTACCCGTCCAGCTCAGTTTCCAGCCGTCCGCCAGTTCGTGACTGCCCTCCAGCGTATTGGTGAACACCGACTGTTTGTAAGCGCGCAGGGTCGAACGCTGGCGGATGTCGATGCCGTAGATCGTGCCCTTCTGCGGCGTGTTGCCCGCACAGATGTCGGCATAGCCCGATGTGGTGTTGGCCGTGCTCGCGCCGCAGGCGGCGGTGTTGGCGACCAGATCATTTTCCCGGTCGTCGAGGTCGAAGCGGTAATTGTCGCGCGCCTCGTCGTCGGTGAAGATCGTGTAGATCGAACGGGCGGAAATGGTCGTGCGGTCGTCGGGCTTCCAGTCGACGCGGCCCGACACCGACCAGTTCTTGCGGGTCAGGCGATAGAGCTTGTTCTCGGTCTCGTGCACCCAGAAGCGGGTGGCGTTGCCGGGACGCGCATCGCGCGACACGCGCTCATAGTCGTTCTCGAAATTGTCGGTGACCATGTTGCGTTCGTAATAGCTGCCCGACAGCAGCACGCCGATCTCGCCAATGCCCGTGTCGAAGCGGTTCGACAGGACCAGATTGCCTTCATATTCCTTGCGGTCGCCCAGTTCGGCAAAGCCAAGGCCGCCCTTCCCCGCGATGTGGAAGCCCGCATAGTCGAAGGCCGAGCGGGTCACGACATTGACGTTGCCCGCGACGGTTTCGCCCGGCATGTCCGGCGTCACCGCCTTCGACACGATGATCTTGCCCGCGATGGCGGACGGGATCGAATCGAAACGGGCGTCGCGCCCCTCGGGGCTGACGACGTTGATGCCGTCGAAGGACAGGGTGGTCCAGGTCTTGGGCGCGCCGCGCAGGTTGATGTAGCGAGCCTGACCCTGATCGCGCTCGACGCTGATGCCCGGCAGGCGGCTGGCGGCCTGCGCGATATTCTGGTCCGGCAGGCGGCCGACCGAATCCGATGCTGCGACCGTCACCAGCGAGTCCGAATTCTTCTGGATTTCGAGTGCGGCGGCCTCCGACTCCGCAATCGGGCGGGTGCCGGTGACAACGATTGCTTCGGCTTCCGCTTCGGCGGGCGCCTGCGCGAACGCGGCGACAGGCGTCGCGGCGGAGGCGAGCAGGCAAAGAATGAGAGCGCGGCGCATCGGCCGCTGGCGCGTCGAAATCATGATGGTCCCCTGTGTGTGATCGTGCCTTGTCCGGCGCGGTCGGGGCGGCTCTTAAGGTTCGCAGCTTACGGTTGAGCGTCGATCCGGAGACATTTCAGTGACAGACGGGCGCCGCCTTGCGACAATATTGTCATGCAGGCGTCACGCCCCTGTCACCGTTGCGCGCCAGCAGTGCCGCGCACACAGGGCAGGGACCGTCACCGATGAAGATAATATATAGCGCCGCGTTTGCGGCCAGCGCTCTGGCGCTTGCTGGCTGCGCTGCCAGTGAAACCGAAGTGCCGGTAGCGGTGCGCATTGCCAACGCCGCTCCGGCAGCGTCAGTGACCGCGCGCGGCGAAACGACGCCGGTGGGCACGCCCAATGCCGATGCTGCCGACGATCCCGCGATCTGGCGCAACGCGGCCGACCCCGCGCAAAGCCTGATCGTGGGCACCGACAAGAAAGCGGGCCTCTATGTCTATGGACTTGACGGGAAGACCCGCGACTTTCTGGACGCGGGCCGGGTCAATAATGTCGACCTGAAGGAGGGCGTTACCATTGACGGCACGGCGGGTATCCTCGTCGCGGCATCCGACCGCAACGACATCGCCCGTGCAAAGGTCGCGCTTTTCAGGCTCGATCCCGCCACCGCGAAGCTGACCGCGCTCGGCAAAGTCGATGGGGGCAGCGGCGAAGCCTATGGCATCTGCCTTGGCCGGGACGAGGCGGGACTGTCCGCCTTCATCGTGCTCAAGGACGGCACCGTAAATCAGGTGCTGGTCGACGCATCCGGCGCAACTCCCAGCGGCCGGATCGTCCGCACGATGAAGCTGGGCACGCAGTCGGAAGGCTGCGCGGTCGATGACCGCACGCACATCCTCTATGTCGCGGAGGAGGATGTCGGCCTCTGGCGGTTCGATGCGCGCGCGACCGGACCGACCAGCCCGACAAAGATCGCGGCAGCGGACGGCAGGCACCTCGTCATGGACGCGGAAGGAGTCGCCATCGCGCCCATCGGCGAAAAGGACGGCTATGTCGTCGTGTCGAGCCAGGGCGACAACGCCTATGTCCTCTACCGCCTGTCCGATGACAGCTATGTCGGCCGTTTCCGCATCGTGGCTGGCGTCATTGGCGGGGCGGAGGAAACGGACGGCATTGAACTGATGCTGGGCGACTTCGGCCCCGGCTATCCCGGCGGCATCTTCATTGCGCAGGACGGCCACAACGCCGCGGCGGCGCAGAATTTCAAGCTGGTCGCCTGGGACGACATCGTGAAGGCGCTCGGCCTCCAGTGAAAAAGGGCGGTGGATCGCTCCACCGCCCTCCCATTCCT is part of the Sphingobium amiense genome and encodes:
- a CDS encoding TonB-dependent receptor, which gives rise to MISTRQRPMRRALILCLLASAATPVAAFAQAPAEAEAEAIVVTGTRPIAESEAAALEIQKNSDSLVTVAASDSVGRLPDQNIAQAASRLPGISVERDQGQARYINLRGAPKTWTTLSFDGINVVSPEGRDARFDSIPSAIAGKIIVSKAVTPDMPGETVAGNVNVVTRSAFDYAGFHIAGKGGLGFAELGDRKEYEGNLVLSNRFDTGIGEIGVLLSGSYYERNMVTDNFENDYERVSRDARPGNATRFWVHETENKLYRLTRKNWSVSGRVDWKPDDRTTISARSIYTIFTDDEARDNYRFDLDDRENDLVANTAACGASTANTTSGYADICAGNTPQKGTIYGIDIRQRSTLRAYKQSVFTNTLEGSHELADGWKLSWTGNYTESKDDRSVVGEVSWESPSARNLRPTVAYDFTDPNFSRLTLFRTIQTGTGAATRYTAGDQVTAVDSFAKTPTGFTVLDAVDTTKAYTGRVVLARELDNATLKAGFQYDRRNKIADENQISLNAAQAATILPQDYAQFSLDQKFLGEIPMGYTFRYFDQDKMRAASAAARKAFSFTPNTGNNYNVREEVFAGYLVGTFRYDWGTVVGGVRVEHIKNEGRAIGTVGTASQLIVAKADQTLAFPSMHINYNLDDTKKLRLSFNSGAARADYDQLRPNVVINDTNETISGGNPAVRPERAYGVDAYFEWYVRPQGYLMVGAFYKKIEDVLYTARRIYNSPALNSNNIDRSGYQFSGIVNGGTGRLFGMEAAAQLQLEPWTQDLGLPDFLGGFGVSANVTLNDSKVDIDGRRMRLPGTSDFVYNIGGYYEKYGLSVRLQYQNRSKWLDTVGTLTDGGDTYWASDDELDFSARYAVTKNFEIYFDASNLLNNPGRRFSDPGSLLRASGVAAADTSNQTIEWERFGRRYTGGIRFNF
- a CDS encoding OPT family oligopeptide transporter; protein product: MAELTLRGVILGGLITLVFTAANVYLGLKIGLTFATSIPAAVISMAVLRLFSTGTILENNIVQTIASAAGTLSAIIFVLPGLVIIGWWHGFPYWLSACTIALGGILGVMYSVPLRRALVTGSDLPYPEGVAAAEVLKVGAGSREGLEENRRGLAAIVASAVSAAAFSIVAKTRLIAEEAATFFKFGAGATSVSTSFSMALIGVGHLVGLSVGVAMFIGLLISWVGLVPYLTAPLPAGADLAEIVGTTFRMKARFIGAGTIGIAAIWTLLKILGPIVSGIRSALVANATRRAGNAASLDITERDLPIGIVGGTILLTLVPIGVLLWVFAQGGPIAANPVPVIGLTLAYVLVAGIVIASVCGYMAGLIGASNSPISGVGILAVLGASLMLAALYGSGGDPTQTQALIAYALFTTAIVFGIATISNDNLQDLKTGQLVGATPWKQQIALVLGVIFGSLVIPPVLDLLNSAFGFAGASGAGANALPAPQAALISALAKGVLGGDLDWGLIGIGAGIGVVVIAIDEMLGRAGKLRLPPLAVGMGIYLPMALTLLIPVGALIGHLYNRWALRQSNPEFAERMGVLMATGFIVGESLFGVAFAGIVAGTDSDTPLALVGENHWAVPLAILIFGGVIAALYARLRHWAASPLS
- a CDS encoding site-specific integrase, which translates into the protein MAKEKSHKLLHKAATQGGEEMVKPAGLISRGGSWGVRVRVPDRLRAHLGKREIWKSFGAVSYADACRLARIERVAIDRRFLEAEVELGRAPAAPLNDEELLHLARAFLHKMEVDAGPLPIMPADREAESDAVDEEAALVGQGVEDASVQRVAKSFAAWAGRKVDDGNPELLRLSEAVQQAWLEHLGRRSARLAGRTVATVDPIFAGVDGSQPLSAPLTVRAAITAYKNDPERSGVAAKTRAAWDFRFRAIEEILGPDRLIGSIRREDVRACRDALMKMPANAPKHFPGLPIAEATMLGEKQGLPKLSPKSVMLYVELLSSLFKWLEREEMVARNPAQGIKGPPQSSEKPKRPLTAEEINALLLATAPEDGVSTSWTYWMVRIALLNGMRLGEIAGLAVDDIEKVGDVWVFRVRPNAFRDLKTDASRRDIPIHPVLIACRLLNLIRDRQPGEMLLRDAPAVGGTSNAAQKRLARLVRGSIADRKASFHSLRHNFRDAMRAAGTPHDIAAKLGGWSNQGSEVMESYGAGHTPNVLSIWIQKVEYAEVIFSHNT
- a CDS encoding phytase, translated to MKIIYSAAFAASALALAGCAASETEVPVAVRIANAAPAASVTARGETTPVGTPNADAADDPAIWRNAADPAQSLIVGTDKKAGLYVYGLDGKTRDFLDAGRVNNVDLKEGVTIDGTAGILVAASDRNDIARAKVALFRLDPATAKLTALGKVDGGSGEAYGICLGRDEAGLSAFIVLKDGTVNQVLVDASGATPSGRIVRTMKLGTQSEGCAVDDRTHILYVAEEDVGLWRFDARATGPTSPTKIAAADGRHLVMDAEGVAIAPIGEKDGYVVVSSQGDNAYVLYRLSDDSYVGRFRIVAGVIGGAEETDGIELMLGDFGPGYPGGIFIAQDGHNAAAAQNFKLVAWDDIVKALGLQ
- a CDS encoding GDSL-type esterase/lipase family protein; translation: MPMANTGCGGCIAIKALWAGRAAGAAGWALMLAIPALALAQSPEKPNADPSFPFSREIDLFAKANVAGPVTRDAVLFLGSSSIRLWDVAHSFSDRGTVNRGFGGATTAHVLHYYKRLLPAAPPRAIIVYVGENDLAAGATPEAVTRDVLTLLKRLRADYPRVPLAYLSLKPSPIRWTLRPHMAAVNAGVAAQAAAIRFDYLDVGKALLAADGLPDASLFRPDGLHMNERGYARWTAQVDAWLDALTVPVRAIAANAR
- the hspQ gene encoding heat shock protein HspQ, whose amino-acid sequence is MKDTAPLSAAAQIFGAGVIAPPIVHARFSIGDVLKHRMFGFRGVVFDIDPVFANSEEWYEAIPEAARPDKHQPFYHLLAENGESSYVAYVSQQNLVADDSDEPVEHPAITDMFGPYADGKYRLRRLHSH
- a CDS encoding DUF3606 domain-containing protein, coding for MRKDQDRAAPGDHIGIEDEVHLSYWTGRLGVSREELEEAVDAVGDAPEAVAAYLGVALD